The DNA window CCGGGCCGGGATCTCGCCTCTGCGCCGCGCCAGACGTATCTCGGCCAAGCGGGTCGCGGCACTGGTTCCGATCATCCGCGCCGTGCTGAACGACGCGATCCTTGCAGGAGGATCCTCGTTGCGCGATTTCCGCCAAGCCGATGGCGAGCTTGGATATTTTCAGCACAGCTTCGACGTCTACGACCGCGAAGGTGCCCCCTGCCGCCGCGCTGGATGCCCGGGAAATGTGCGCCGCGTCGTGCAATCGGGCCGGTCGAGCTTCTATTGTGCGACCTGCCAAAGATAACCTTGATCCGACTGACCCAAATGGTAATGACTCAAGTCTGACAGAAACAAGCGAAAGCAGATTTCATGGCCTATGAGACGATCATCGTCGAAGTAGAAGACCACGTCGCCAAGATTACCCTGAACCGCCCCGATGCCCTGAATGCCCTAAACGACCAGTTGCTGGGCGAGCTTGTGGATGCGTTGCAGGATGCCGAAGGCAACGACAAGGTGCGGTGCATTGTGATCACCGGCTCGGAAAAGGCTTTTGCGGCCGGCGCGGATATCAAGATGATGTCGGAAAAGTCCTTTGTGGACGTGTTCGCTGGCAACCTTTTCGGCCCCGAGGCGGACGCCATAGTGCGCATCCGCAAGCCGATCATCGCCGCCGTGTCGGGTTATGCACTGGGCGGCGGGTGCGAGCTTGCCATGATGTGCGACTTCATCATCGCCGCGGACAATGCCAAGTTCGGCCAGCCCGAGATCAACCTTGGTGTTATGGCCGGGATGGGCGGCAGTCAGCGCCTGACACGCTTCATCGGTAAGTCCAAATCCATGGACATGAACCTGACGGGTCGCTTCATGGATGCCGAAGAAGCCGACCGTTCGGGCCTCGTCAGCCGCGTCGTTCCGGCCAAAAAGCTGATGGAAGAGACGATGGCCGCCGCCGGCAAGATCGCCGAAAAATCCATGATCGCCGTCATGGCCGTCAAGGAAGTGGTCAACCGCTCCTACGAGGTGCCTCTGGCCGAAGGCCTGCTGTTCGAGCGCCGCGTGTTCCACTCGCTCTTCGCGACCGAGGACCAGAAGGAAGGCATGGCCGCCTTCGCCGAAAAACGCGAAGCGCAGTTCCGCGACAAGTGATAAGGTGGGGCCGTGCAATGCACGCCCCCAACAACCTCAGATCACAAAGTGCAATTCGTCGAACCCCGCGCGCATTTCTCTCGTGCGCGGAGCGACGGCTTCGGGATCGCCGCTCAGCCCTTCGGCAATCAGCTTGGCCAGTACGGGCGCGTCATCCGGGGTAACGCCCCAGCGCACCAGTTCGGGTGTGCCGATGCGCAAACCGCTCATGTCGCCCGGCACCTCCGCTATGGGCAGGCCGATCCCGCAGGCCAGGAAACCGGCTTTGCGCAAGGTCTTTGACGCGGCTTGACCACCGCCGAACCTTGCCGCCTCGACCGCGAACTGGTGCGAACTGGTGTATCCGTTCGGCGTGTTGAAAACCGGAATGCCATTGGCGGCCAATGCCTCCGCCAGCGCATTGGACAGGTCGATCATCGCCTGCGCATAGGCCGGCCCGTGCTCGCGCCAGTCCAGCATCGACACCGCCAGCGCCGCCGACTTGGCTGCATCGAAGTTCGCGGTCATGCCCGGAAAGGCGATGGCGTCCAGCCGCTCGGCCAACTCTGTCTCGTTGGTGACGATCACGCCACCTGCGGGGCCGCCAAGGCTCTTGTAGGTGCTCATCGTCATCAGGTGCGCGCCTTCGTCCAGCGGGTTCTTCCATGCACGCCCGGCGATGATCCCGCATTGGTGGGCCGCGTCGAACATGACCTTCGCGCCCACGCTGTCGGCAATGGTGCGCACCTCTGCGACGGGATGTTCGAACAGGTTCAGCGAGCCGCCCACGGTGATCAGCGCGGGTTTTTCCTCCCCTGCCATCGTGCGCAGCGCGTCTATGTCCAGCGAGTAGCCATCGGGGTTGACCGGCGCCGGCACGGTGCGCAACCCAAACAGCCCGGCACAGCCGTCAAGGTGATGGGTCACATGCCCGCCGATCGTGGCCGGCGGCGCGATGATCGTGTCGCCCGGTTTGCAGGTCGCCATGAAGGCGTAGAGATTCGCCATCGCGCCCGAGGCCACGCGGATCTCGGAAAACCGCGCCTGAAAGATTTCGGCAACTAGTTCGGCTGCGATAACCTCGATCTCTTCGATCGCCTCCAGCCCCATCTCGTACTTGTCGCCGGGATAGCCCAGCGACGGGCGCGAGCCGATACCGGACGATAACAGGGCTTCGGCCCGCGGGTTCATCACGTTCGTCGCCGGGTTCAGGTTGAAACAGTCGCGTTCGTGGATCTTGCGATTTTCCTCGGCCAGGGTCGTGATCCGCGCCGCGATGGTTTCGCTGTCCTGCGACGCCGTGCGCGTAGCGATGGTCTGAACAAGCGTTTCGCTAGGGGCGGGCACCCAGTCGCGATGGGCAAGGGTCATGGTCGGTACTCCGGTTGGTTTGACCGGATCATGCCGAGGCTCGACGCGCGGCGCAAAGCAGAATAAGAATTTACCAGATTAGAAAAACTAAGGCTAATTTAAATGCCTGTATCGCCTGCCCGTCCCAAGGGTCCGCCGCTCAATGCGCTGCGCGCGTTCGAGGCCGCCGCCCGGCTGGGCGGCTTCGCTCTGGCGGCCGAGGAACTGTGCGTGACGCCGGGCGCGGTGTCGCAGCACATCAAGACGCTGGAAGACTGGGCCGGAACACCGCTTTTCGAGCGCCGTTCTCACGGTGTGCGCCTGACCAAGGCCGGGGCCAGCCTGTTGCCGGAGTTCACGGCTGCTTTCGACCAGCTTGGTCGCGCCACGCGGGCCTTGCGCGGTGTCGCGCCGGCCAAGACGGTTCAGATCGCGGCGCTGCCCTCGGTCGCCCA is part of the Roseovarius sp. THAF9 genome and encodes:
- a CDS encoding serine hydroxymethyltransferase, yielding MTLAHRDWVPAPSETLVQTIATRTASQDSETIAARITTLAEENRKIHERDCFNLNPATNVMNPRAEALLSSGIGSRPSLGYPGDKYEMGLEAIEEIEVIAAELVAEIFQARFSEIRVASGAMANLYAFMATCKPGDTIIAPPATIGGHVTHHLDGCAGLFGLRTVPAPVNPDGYSLDIDALRTMAGEEKPALITVGGSLNLFEHPVAEVRTIADSVGAKVMFDAAHQCGIIAGRAWKNPLDEGAHLMTMSTYKSLGGPAGGVIVTNETELAERLDAIAFPGMTANFDAAKSAALAVSMLDWREHGPAYAQAMIDLSNALAEALAANGIPVFNTPNGYTSSHQFAVEAARFGGGQAASKTLRKAGFLACGIGLPIAEVPGDMSGLRIGTPELVRWGVTPDDAPVLAKLIAEGLSGDPEAVAPRTREMRAGFDELHFVI
- a CDS encoding enoyl-CoA hydratase, yielding MAYETIIVEVEDHVAKITLNRPDALNALNDQLLGELVDALQDAEGNDKVRCIVITGSEKAFAAGADIKMMSEKSFVDVFAGNLFGPEADAIVRIRKPIIAAVSGYALGGGCELAMMCDFIIAADNAKFGQPEINLGVMAGMGGSQRLTRFIGKSKSMDMNLTGRFMDAEEADRSGLVSRVVPAKKLMEETMAAAGKIAEKSMIAVMAVKEVVNRSYEVPLAEGLLFERRVFHSLFATEDQKEGMAAFAEKREAQFRDK